The Changchengzhania lutea genomic sequence TATCCTGAATTTGCACGCCACAACCTGGAAAATAATAATCTGGACTTAAGGTTGCAAACACTATAAAATCGATATCGTCTTTGGTTAACCCAGCACGTTCTATGGCAATTCGTGCAGCCTTGGCTCCCATGACCGCAGAAGTGTCTTCAGATCCTTCTTTTATCCAACGGCGTTCTTTAATACCTGTACGTTCTTGAATCCATTCATCACTTGTGTCCATCATTTTAGCCAAGTCATCATTAGTTACAATATTATCTGGGACATACTTACCTAAACCGGTTATTTTTGAATTGTACATAGTTTGCTTTTTGTCAATATTAATAATTTCAAGCCAATAAATTTAAGAAATTATGAAAATACAATAATAAATTACGTTCATAATTATCATTTTATAAATTTTTTATCTTTTAGATATAATAAAAAATTTCTTGAAACCGACTAAAGGAGGCAAGCCGTAGGGGTATTTCGCCGGTTTCATTTTGGCCTTGGGGCCAAAAACCGAAATTTTGTATTTTACCTCACCCAGAACTGCTGAAAATGGCAGTTCTGACCTCTCCCAAGGAGAGGTAAACAGGAAACCCCGACCCAAGGGTCGGAGAATCTTTAGATTGAAAATATAAGTTAAATCGTCTTAAAATAAATGTACTTCAATGCCAGTTTGTCACCTTTAACACATTGGCATTTTTGTTGTCCTATCCTATACCATAACGAAAACAACAATAAATTATAAATATTATGACAAAAGGAAACATTAATGTGTCGGTAGAAAATATCTTTCCGCTTATTAAAAAATTCTTATATAGTGATCACGAAATATTTTTACGTGAGCTTATCAGTAATGCAACGGATGCCACTTTAAAATTGAAACACCTTACTAATGTAGGTGATGCTAAGGTTGAGTATGGTAATCCAAATATTGAAGTTAAGATAGACAAAGAGGGCAAAAAACTTCACATTATTGACCAAGGTTTAGGTATGACAGCCGAGGAAGTAGAAAAGTACATTAACCAAGTGGCTTTTTCTGGTGCAGAAGAGTTTTTGGATAAATATAAAGATTCTGCTAAAGATTCAGGAATTATAGGGCATTTTGGTTTAGGGTTCTATTCCGCTTTTATGGTTGCCGAAAAAGTAGAAATTATCACCAAATCTTATACAGATGAACCCGCAGCACATTGGACCTGTGATGGCTCTCCTGAATTTACTATAGAGCAGTCTGATAAAACAGAACGTGGTACTGAGATCATACTTCATATTGCGGACGATTCTACAGAGTTTTTAGAAGAAAGTAGAATCCGTGAATTGTTATTAAAATACAACAAATTCATGCCTATTCCAATTAAATTTGGAACCAAGGAAGTTAACGATCCTGACTTTACGCCTAAAACGACTACAGATAAAGATGGCAAAGAAACTACGGAGCCACATAAACAAATTACAGTAGATAATATTATTAATAACCCTAATCCAGCATGGACCAAACAGCCAGCAGAATTAGAAGATCAAGATTATAAAGACTTTTACAGAGAATTGTATCCTATGCAATTTGAAGAGCCTTTATTCAACATTCACTTGAATGTAGATTATCCGTTCAATTTAACTGGTATCTTGTATTTCCCAAAAATGGGTCAGGATTTAAATGTTCAAAAAGATCGCATTCAACTGTATCAAAACCAAGTGTATGTTACAGATAATGTGGAAGGCATTGTACCGGAATTTTTGACCATGCTTCGTGGTGTCATTGATTCACCAGACATTCCTTTAAATGTATCTCGTTCTTATTTACAGGCAGATGGTGCGGTTAAAAAAATAGCATCTTACATTACCCGTAAAGTAGCTGATAAATTGAAATCGCTATTCAACAATAATCGTGAAGAATTTGAAGCAAAATGGAATGATATTAAAATCGTGATAGAATACGGGATGCTTTCTGAAGATAAATTCTTTGAAAAGGCAGATGCCTTTGCATTGTACCCTTCGGTTGATGGTAAATACTATACTTACGAAGAATTATTCAATAAAATAAAAGCGAGTCAAACCGATAAAGATGATAAGTTAGTGATTCTTTACGCTTCAGATAAAGATGCGCAACACAGTTATATTGAAGCTGCAAAAGCGAAAGGTTATGAAGTCTTGTTATTGGATTCTCCAATCGTATCGCACTTAATCCAGAAGTTAGAAACAACAAAAGAGAACATTTCTTTTGCACGTGTAGACGGCGATCATATTGATAATTTAATTAAGAAAGACGAAAACACTATTTCTAAATTAGGTGATGACCAAAAGAAAGCTCTTGATGAAATTTTAAAAGAAGTGATTCCTTCTGAAAAATTCATGGTGCAATTGGAAGCTATGGATAGTGATGCCTCACCTTTTATAATTACGCAACCTGAATTTATGCGTAGAATGAAAGAAATGCAAGCTACTGGTGGTGGCGGTGGTATGTTCGGCATGGGTAATATGCCAGAAATGTACAATCTTATAGTGAACACTAATTCTGAATTGGTTGGAGACATTTTAGCCACTAAAACCAAAAAGAAACAAGAACGCTTAATAAACCAGAGTTTAGATTTAGCACGCTTGTCTCAAGGCTTGCTTAAAGGAGAGGAATTAACAAACTTTGTTAAACGCAGTTACGAAATGATAAAGTAATAGTGTCATTGGTAGAATACAGGACGTGGCAATCCCTTTATTTAGAATAAGATTTGTTTTTTCAAAGAAACATAGCTTTAACTCATAGTAAAGAGAGACGAGACCCTTTTAAATAATATTAAAACCACCTTGTAAAATCAAGGTGGTTTTTTTATGGTCAAAAGCCTCGGAAAGTCTCGGAAAGCCCAGTATTATGTAACATTTGTTACATAACCTCATGATAATTATCATGTTTATTTTTGATGTCTTGTTATAATTTTACAGTATGATAAAAGCATGACAATCATGTGGTATTTGATACCGTTTATTCAAATATTGCAACAAACTATATAATCATGAAATCAATTATTTCAAATGTATTCATTCTACTTTTTTCAACAGCAGCAATTGCACAATCTGGTCATATAATGCAAGGGGTTGGTGCTGTAAACATGTCAATGGGTAGTGCTGCGACGGCACAACCACTGGATATTTCAGGAGCACTCCACTGGAATCCCGCAGCAATCTCAACCTTTGATGATAAAATTTTAAAACTTGATGTTGGATTATTCTTTTCTTCGCCAGAATTATCTTCTTCTTTACCTGCTGGAATGTTAGGACCAGGAGCTCCTGGTGTAAGTGGTACTACTAAGGATGATAGAGGCACTTCTATCATGCCTAACTTAGGATACTTATGGGGCAAAGAAGGCAGCAAACACACGTTTGGTGCTTCCGCCTTTGGTATTAGTGGCTTTGGTGTTACGTTTCCAGAAGAAGACAACAATCCCTTGAATCCTAATTTTAATCCATTAGATAATTCAAATCCTCTTAATTATCCTCAAGCTGCAAATGGATTCGGACATATAGAATCTGACTATATGCTATTACAAGTAAGTTTATCCTATGCCTATGAAATAACCGATAAATTATCTGTTGGTGTACAACCAAATATTAATTACGCAGCGTTAGAGTTGATGCCCAATCCAACAGCTAACCCAACAACGGCAGGATACCCATCGTCCGACAAAGCCTCTTCCATTGGTTTTGGTGCTCAGTTTGGATTATTCTTCGATTCAGGTTTTGGATTAAAACTTGGTGCATCATATAAAACAACTCAAAAATTCAGTGAATTTGAATTTGATAACACCTATTTAGATGACACTAGTGCTACTAATAAATTCCAAATGGATTATCCAGCAATCTTTTCTCTTGGATTAGGATACTCAATAGGAAATATAGATTTAGCACTGGATTTTAGAAGAGTTGATTATGAAAACACCGACGGATTTTCTGAAACTGGTTGGACTCCAACCGCATCTGTTGCTGGTTTTGGTTGGAAAAATATTTCAATTCTGGCAGCAGGCCTACAATACAAAGGCATTAATAAATTACCATTACGTTTTGGATATACCTATAACTCTAATCCAATTCCAGAGGAAGTTACATTTTTTAATATCCCGGCAACTGCTATTATTAAGCATTCATATCAGTTCGGTTTAAGCTATCAAGTAAACGATGCTTGGAGTATTGACGGCGTTTACCATTATGCTGCTAGCGATGGGGCAACTTCGGGACAAATACTGAGCCCATTAGCAGCCTCAACGTCAAATCCATTAGGAGCGATTCCTGGATCATCAGTTTCCTATGACATGACAACATCCATGGTAATGGTAGGCATTAGTTATAAATTTCAAAAAAAAGATTCAGAGACTAACATCTAATTAAAAAAAATAAAATGAAACAGTTACTCATACTTGGCGCAGGTACATCGGGAACCATGATGGCAAATCATTTAAATAAAGTCTTGCCTAAAGATTCTTGGAACATCTCAATAGTTGACCAAGAGGAAACACATTATTACCAACCTGGTTTTTTGTTTTTACCTTTTGATTTATATAAAACCAAAGATGTAAAAAAGAAAATAGACAAGTTCATACCAAAACGGGTTAAACTAATAAATGAAAAGATAGAACGTATTGACAAGGACAAGAATGAAGTTGTTCTAAAAAACAATACCATTCTAAGTTATGATATTCTAATTGTTGCGACAGGAACCAACATTGCACCCCAAGAAATTGAAGGCATGCTTGGAGCGCATTGGCATAAATCGGTTTTCGACTTTTATACTTATGAGGGTGCCAAAAATTTACGTGATAAACTAAGAACTTGGAAAGGGGGAAAACTCGTTGTCCATATCTCTGAAATGCCAATTAAATGTCCTGTAGCACCCTTGGAATTTGCATTTTTAGCCGATTCTTTTTTCACCAATAAAGGCATACGAGATCAAGTAGAAATTAGTTTTGTAACACCCATGTCTGGTGCTTTTACAAAACCGAAAGCTACAGAGGCACTTAACTACCTCTTGGAACAAAAGCATATAAAGGTTATTCCAGATTTTAATATTGAATCTGTAGATGGCCCAAACCATAAAATCATGGATTATGCAGGTGAAGAAGTTGCCTATGATCTATTGGTAACCATACCCACAAATATGGGAGACCCTATGATTAAACGCTCTGGAATTGGTGACGAACTCAATTATATCCCTACAGATAAAGCCACCTTGCAAACCAAAATAAAAGATAATATATTTGCTATTGGTGATGCTACAAATTTACCAGCATCCAAGGCGGGTTCTGTGGCACATTTTGAGGCAGAAATTTTAACGGAGAACATACAACGTTATATCGCCGGAAAAGAACTTAAAAAAGAATTCGACGGACATGCCAACTGTTTTATTGAAACTGGTCACGGCAAAGCATTGCTCATCGATTTTAATTATACACAAGAACCTGTTAAGGGAACATTTCCGTTTCCTGGAGTTGGTCCACTAAGCCTATTAAAGGAAACACATATGAATCATATGGGCAAATTAGCCTTTAAATGGATTTACTGGAATATGCTAATCAAAGGAAAACAC encodes the following:
- the htpG gene encoding molecular chaperone HtpG, with product MTKGNINVSVENIFPLIKKFLYSDHEIFLRELISNATDATLKLKHLTNVGDAKVEYGNPNIEVKIDKEGKKLHIIDQGLGMTAEEVEKYINQVAFSGAEEFLDKYKDSAKDSGIIGHFGLGFYSAFMVAEKVEIITKSYTDEPAAHWTCDGSPEFTIEQSDKTERGTEIILHIADDSTEFLEESRIRELLLKYNKFMPIPIKFGTKEVNDPDFTPKTTTDKDGKETTEPHKQITVDNIINNPNPAWTKQPAELEDQDYKDFYRELYPMQFEEPLFNIHLNVDYPFNLTGILYFPKMGQDLNVQKDRIQLYQNQVYVTDNVEGIVPEFLTMLRGVIDSPDIPLNVSRSYLQADGAVKKIASYITRKVADKLKSLFNNNREEFEAKWNDIKIVIEYGMLSEDKFFEKADAFALYPSVDGKYYTYEELFNKIKASQTDKDDKLVILYASDKDAQHSYIEAAKAKGYEVLLLDSPIVSHLIQKLETTKENISFARVDGDHIDNLIKKDENTISKLGDDQKKALDEILKEVIPSEKFMVQLEAMDSDASPFIITQPEFMRRMKEMQATGGGGGMFGMGNMPEMYNLIVNTNSELVGDILATKTKKKQERLINQSLDLARLSQGLLKGEELTNFVKRSYEMIK
- a CDS encoding OmpP1/FadL family transporter; translated protein: MKSIISNVFILLFSTAAIAQSGHIMQGVGAVNMSMGSAATAQPLDISGALHWNPAAISTFDDKILKLDVGLFFSSPELSSSLPAGMLGPGAPGVSGTTKDDRGTSIMPNLGYLWGKEGSKHTFGASAFGISGFGVTFPEEDNNPLNPNFNPLDNSNPLNYPQAANGFGHIESDYMLLQVSLSYAYEITDKLSVGVQPNINYAALELMPNPTANPTTAGYPSSDKASSIGFGAQFGLFFDSGFGLKLGASYKTTQKFSEFEFDNTYLDDTSATNKFQMDYPAIFSLGLGYSIGNIDLALDFRRVDYENTDGFSETGWTPTASVAGFGWKNISILAAGLQYKGINKLPLRFGYTYNSNPIPEEVTFFNIPATAIIKHSYQFGLSYQVNDAWSIDGVYHYAASDGATSGQILSPLAASTSNPLGAIPGSSVSYDMTTSMVMVGISYKFQKKDSETNI
- the sqr gene encoding type III sulfide quinone reductase, selenoprotein subtype, which gives rise to MKQLLILGAGTSGTMMANHLNKVLPKDSWNISIVDQEETHYYQPGFLFLPFDLYKTKDVKKKIDKFIPKRVKLINEKIERIDKDKNEVVLKNNTILSYDILIVATGTNIAPQEIEGMLGAHWHKSVFDFYTYEGAKNLRDKLRTWKGGKLVVHISEMPIKCPVAPLEFAFLADSFFTNKGIRDQVEISFVTPMSGAFTKPKATEALNYLLEQKHIKVIPDFNIESVDGPNHKIMDYAGEEVAYDLLVTIPTNMGDPMIKRSGIGDELNYIPTDKATLQTKIKDNIFAIGDATNLPASKAGSVAHFEAEILTENIQRYIAGKELKKEFDGHANCFIETGHGKALLIDFNYTQEPVKGTFPFPGVGPLSLLKETHMNHMGKLAFKWIYWNMLIKGKHIPFVSATMQTSGKQIEETTH